In Tribolium castaneum strain GA2 chromosome 4, icTriCast1.1, whole genome shotgun sequence, one DNA window encodes the following:
- the LOC103312171 gene encoding uncharacterized protein LOC103312171 isoform X1 yields the protein MNNQLEKELRRQFILFSALNKTIAVPQLNKWFKQAGVFDEFITHAEIEKTFSHMRWHQIDYKTFLQLLQYLFETKNKIRPLHYYVEKLTSCGPPSSLKMTQVPNVEALNNSAWSKLK from the exons ATGAATAACCAGCTGGAAAAAGAGCTGCGCAGGCAATTCATCCTGTTTTCTGCACTAAATAAAACCATCGCTGTGCCCCAACTTAACAAATGGTTCAAGCAAGCGGGCGTGTTTGACGAGTTTATCACCCATGCGGAAATTGAAAAGACTTTTAGTCACATGAG GTGGCATCAGATTGATTATAAGACTTTTCTGCAGCTTCTCCagtatttatttgaaacaaagaacAAAATTCGGCCCTTGCACTACTATGTGGAGAAGCTGACCTCCTGCGGCCCTCCCAGCTCTTTAAAAATGACC CAGGTTCCTAACGTGGAAGCACTAAATAACTCCGCCTGGAGCAAGctgaaataa
- the LOC103312171 gene encoding uncharacterized protein LOC103312171 isoform X2, which translates to MNNQLEKELRRQFILFSALNKTIAVPQLNKWFKQAGVFDEFITHAEIEKTFSHMRWHQIDYKTFLQLLQYLFETKNKIRPLHYYVEKLTSCGPPSSLKMTVPNVEALNNSAWSKLK; encoded by the exons ATGAATAACCAGCTGGAAAAAGAGCTGCGCAGGCAATTCATCCTGTTTTCTGCACTAAATAAAACCATCGCTGTGCCCCAACTTAACAAATGGTTCAAGCAAGCGGGCGTGTTTGACGAGTTTATCACCCATGCGGAAATTGAAAAGACTTTTAGTCACATGAG GTGGCATCAGATTGATTATAAGACTTTTCTGCAGCTTCTCCagtatttatttgaaacaaagaacAAAATTCGGCCCTTGCACTACTATGTGGAGAAGCTGACCTCCTGCGGCCCTCCCAGCTCTTTAAAAATGACC GTTCCTAACGTGGAAGCACTAAATAACTCCGCCTGGAGCAAGctgaaataa
- the mub gene encoding poly(rC)-binding protein 3 isoform X2 codes for MDMDNKNMINDDSNVTLTIRLIMQGKEVGSIIGKKGEIVKRFREESGAKINISDGSCPERIVTVTGSTNAIFKAFTLICKKFEEFQDINSGGSGVPRPPITLRLIVPASQCGSLIGKGGSKIKEIREVTGASIQVASEMLPNSTERAVTISGTGEAITQCIYHICTVMLESPPKGATIPYRPKPQVGGPVILAGGQAYTIQGNYAVPAHTDVSSSVMTPLLPPLPLGHPLAAVAPAAPLMPLEPLKNGHLQAALPPAHLLPDMSALGKSPLAGLAALGLGGLAPTNTGGLNPAALAALAGSQLRTSNSRNQQNSNQQTHEMTVPNELIGCIIGKGGTKIAEIRQISGAMIRISNCDDRESGVTDRTITISGNPDAVALAQYLINMSVELQKANLEAQNSPSTGGSSQSSTAASPLASAIPLAQLLAKPGALNALTSLSALGGLTELLGGQAGAPPVQTTGVHRTHKSYTPRLRSPGGSGGPSEGSKLKSERNKFNPY; via the exons ATGGATatggataataaaaatatgataaaCGATGACTCGAATGTCACGCTCACGATTAGGCTTATTATGCAAGGAAAG GAAGTGGGCAGTATCATAGGCAAAAAAGGAGAAATTGTGAAAAGATTTAGGGAAGAG TCTGGTGCCAAAATAAACATATCTGACGGGTCGTGCCCTGAACGTATTGTAACAGTAACGGGATCAACCAATGCAATTTTTAAAGCTTTCACactaatttgtaaaaaattcgaGGAG TTCCAGGACATAAATAGTGGAGGTAGCGGTGTACCAAGACCTCCGATTACGTTGCGACTCATCGTACCTGCAAGCCAATGTGGATCTCTCATCGGTAAAGGAGGGTCCAAAATCAAAGAAATTAGGGAGGTCACGGGCGCCTCCATCCAGGTCGCCTCCGAAATGCTGCCCAACTCGACGGAGAGGGCCGTCACCATTTCCGGAACCGGAGAAGCAATCACGCAGTGCATTTATCACATCTGTACCGTTATGCTCGAG TCCCCTCCCAAAGGAGCAACCATCCCCTACCGCCCCAAACCCCAAGTGGGTGGCCCCGTGATCCTGGCCGGCGGACAAGCCTATACCATCCAAGGCAACTACGCCGTTCCTGCCCATACAGATGTAAGTAGTTCAGTAATGACTCCTTTACTTCCCCCCTTGCCCCTCGGCCATCCGCTGGCTGCTGTGGCGCCAGCGGCTCCGCTCATGCCGCTCGAGCCGCTCAAGAACGGACACTTGCAGGCAGCCCTTCCGCCCGCGCATCTTTTGCCAGAT ATGAGTGCACTTGGTAAAAGTCCTCTCGCAGGACTAGCAGCCTTAGGACTAGGAGGCCTTGCACCGACCAACACTGGTGGATTAAATCCAGCAG CGTTGGCAGCTCTCGCCGGATCTCAGCTTCGAACGTCAAACTCCCGAAACCAGCAAAATTCCAATCAGCAAACCCACGAGATGACCGTTCCGAACGAGCTAATCGGTTGCATTATTGGCAAGGGCGGTACAAAGATCGCCGAAATCCGGCAGATTTCCGGAGCGATGATCCGCATATCGAACTGTGATGACCGTGAAAGTGGCGTTACCGACCGTACAATTACCATCTCTGGCAATCCGGATGCGGTGGCTTTAGCGCAGTATCTCATCAATATGAG TGTTGAGCTGCAGAAAGCTAACCTTGAGGCCCAAAATTCTCCTAGCACTGGCGGGTCCAGCCAGTCCTCCACCGCTGCCTCTCCCCTGGCCAGTGCCATTCCTCTAGCCCAACTCTTGGCCAAGCCGGGTGCCCTCAACGCATTGACGAGCCTCAGTGCGCTGGGCGGTTTAACCGAATTGTTGGGCGGGCAGGCAGGCGCTCCTCCTGTCCAGACCACCGGCGTTCACCGCACCCACAAGAGCTACACTCCTCGGCTCCGTTCTCCGGGCGGCAGTGGCGGGCCTTCCGAGGGCTCCAAGCTCAAGAGCGAGAGGAACAAGTTCAATCCTTATTAA
- the mub gene encoding poly(rC)-binding protein 3 isoform X1, which translates to MDMDNKNMINDDSNVTLTIRLIMQGKEVGSIIGKKGEIVKRFREESGAKINISDGSCPERIVTVTGSTNAIFKAFTLICKKFEEWCSQFQDINSGGSGVPRPPITLRLIVPASQCGSLIGKGGSKIKEIREVTGASIQVASEMLPNSTERAVTISGTGEAITQCIYHICTVMLESPPKGATIPYRPKPQVGGPVILAGGQAYTIQGNYAVPAHTDVSSSVMTPLLPPLPLGHPLAAVAPAAPLMPLEPLKNGHLQAALPPAHLLPDMSALGKSPLAGLAALGLGGLAPTNTGGLNPAALAALAGSQLRTSNSRNQQNSNQQTHEMTVPNELIGCIIGKGGTKIAEIRQISGAMIRISNCDDRESGVTDRTITISGNPDAVALAQYLINMSVELQKANLEAQNSPSTGGSSQSSTAASPLASAIPLAQLLAKPGALNALTSLSALGGLTELLGGQAGAPPVQTTGVHRTHKSYTPRLRSPGGSGGPSEGSKLKSERNKFNPY; encoded by the exons ATGGATatggataataaaaatatgataaaCGATGACTCGAATGTCACGCTCACGATTAGGCTTATTATGCAAGGAAAG GAAGTGGGCAGTATCATAGGCAAAAAAGGAGAAATTGTGAAAAGATTTAGGGAAGAG TCTGGTGCCAAAATAAACATATCTGACGGGTCGTGCCCTGAACGTATTGTAACAGTAACGGGATCAACCAATGCAATTTTTAAAGCTTTCACactaatttgtaaaaaattcgaGGAG TGGTGTTCCCAGTTCCAGGACATAAATAGTGGAGGTAGCGGTGTACCAAGACCTCCGATTACGTTGCGACTCATCGTACCTGCAAGCCAATGTGGATCTCTCATCGGTAAAGGAGGGTCCAAAATCAAAGAAATTAGGGAGGTCACGGGCGCCTCCATCCAGGTCGCCTCCGAAATGCTGCCCAACTCGACGGAGAGGGCCGTCACCATTTCCGGAACCGGAGAAGCAATCACGCAGTGCATTTATCACATCTGTACCGTTATGCTCGAG TCCCCTCCCAAAGGAGCAACCATCCCCTACCGCCCCAAACCCCAAGTGGGTGGCCCCGTGATCCTGGCCGGCGGACAAGCCTATACCATCCAAGGCAACTACGCCGTTCCTGCCCATACAGATGTAAGTAGTTCAGTAATGACTCCTTTACTTCCCCCCTTGCCCCTCGGCCATCCGCTGGCTGCTGTGGCGCCAGCGGCTCCGCTCATGCCGCTCGAGCCGCTCAAGAACGGACACTTGCAGGCAGCCCTTCCGCCCGCGCATCTTTTGCCAGAT ATGAGTGCACTTGGTAAAAGTCCTCTCGCAGGACTAGCAGCCTTAGGACTAGGAGGCCTTGCACCGACCAACACTGGTGGATTAAATCCAGCAG CGTTGGCAGCTCTCGCCGGATCTCAGCTTCGAACGTCAAACTCCCGAAACCAGCAAAATTCCAATCAGCAAACCCACGAGATGACCGTTCCGAACGAGCTAATCGGTTGCATTATTGGCAAGGGCGGTACAAAGATCGCCGAAATCCGGCAGATTTCCGGAGCGATGATCCGCATATCGAACTGTGATGACCGTGAAAGTGGCGTTACCGACCGTACAATTACCATCTCTGGCAATCCGGATGCGGTGGCTTTAGCGCAGTATCTCATCAATATGAG TGTTGAGCTGCAGAAAGCTAACCTTGAGGCCCAAAATTCTCCTAGCACTGGCGGGTCCAGCCAGTCCTCCACCGCTGCCTCTCCCCTGGCCAGTGCCATTCCTCTAGCCCAACTCTTGGCCAAGCCGGGTGCCCTCAACGCATTGACGAGCCTCAGTGCGCTGGGCGGTTTAACCGAATTGTTGGGCGGGCAGGCAGGCGCTCCTCCTGTCCAGACCACCGGCGTTCACCGCACCCACAAGAGCTACACTCCTCGGCTCCGTTCTCCGGGCGGCAGTGGCGGGCCTTCCGAGGGCTCCAAGCTCAAGAGCGAGAGGAACAAGTTCAATCCTTATTAA
- the mub gene encoding poly(rC)-binding protein 3 isoform X7 produces the protein MDMDNKNMINDDSNVTLTIRLIMQGKEVGSIIGKKGEIVKRFREESGAKINISDGSCPERIVTVTGSTNAIFKAFTLICKKFEEFQDINSGGSGVPRPPITLRLIVPASQCGSLIGKGGSKIKEIREVTGASIQVASEMLPNSTERAVTISGTGEAITQCIYHICTVMLESPPKGATIPYRPKPQVGGPVILAGGQAYTIQGNYAVPAHTDVSSSVMTPLLPPLPLGHPLAAVAPAAPLMPLEPLKNGHLQAALPPAHLLPDMSALGKSPLAGLAALGLGGLAPTNTGGLNPAALAALAGSQLRTSNSRNQQNSNQQTHEMTVPNELIGCIIGKGGTKIAEIRQISGAMIRISNCDDRESGVTDRTITISGNPDAVALAQYLINMRISMETAGLPMPGYHYIAPNHIVKAPIH, from the exons ATGGATatggataataaaaatatgataaaCGATGACTCGAATGTCACGCTCACGATTAGGCTTATTATGCAAGGAAAG GAAGTGGGCAGTATCATAGGCAAAAAAGGAGAAATTGTGAAAAGATTTAGGGAAGAG TCTGGTGCCAAAATAAACATATCTGACGGGTCGTGCCCTGAACGTATTGTAACAGTAACGGGATCAACCAATGCAATTTTTAAAGCTTTCACactaatttgtaaaaaattcgaGGAG TTCCAGGACATAAATAGTGGAGGTAGCGGTGTACCAAGACCTCCGATTACGTTGCGACTCATCGTACCTGCAAGCCAATGTGGATCTCTCATCGGTAAAGGAGGGTCCAAAATCAAAGAAATTAGGGAGGTCACGGGCGCCTCCATCCAGGTCGCCTCCGAAATGCTGCCCAACTCGACGGAGAGGGCCGTCACCATTTCCGGAACCGGAGAAGCAATCACGCAGTGCATTTATCACATCTGTACCGTTATGCTCGAG TCCCCTCCCAAAGGAGCAACCATCCCCTACCGCCCCAAACCCCAAGTGGGTGGCCCCGTGATCCTGGCCGGCGGACAAGCCTATACCATCCAAGGCAACTACGCCGTTCCTGCCCATACAGATGTAAGTAGTTCAGTAATGACTCCTTTACTTCCCCCCTTGCCCCTCGGCCATCCGCTGGCTGCTGTGGCGCCAGCGGCTCCGCTCATGCCGCTCGAGCCGCTCAAGAACGGACACTTGCAGGCAGCCCTTCCGCCCGCGCATCTTTTGCCAGAT ATGAGTGCACTTGGTAAAAGTCCTCTCGCAGGACTAGCAGCCTTAGGACTAGGAGGCCTTGCACCGACCAACACTGGTGGATTAAATCCAGCAG CGTTGGCAGCTCTCGCCGGATCTCAGCTTCGAACGTCAAACTCCCGAAACCAGCAAAATTCCAATCAGCAAACCCACGAGATGACCGTTCCGAACGAGCTAATCGGTTGCATTATTGGCAAGGGCGGTACAAAGATCGCCGAAATCCGGCAGATTTCCGGAGCGATGATCCGCATATCGAACTGTGATGACCGTGAAAGTGGCGTTACCGACCGTACAATTACCATCTCTGGCAATCCGGATGCGGTGGCTTTAGCGCAGTATCTCATCAATATGAG GATATCGATGGAGACTGCAGGCTTGCCGATGCCAGGCTACCACTACATTGCTCCGAACCACATTGTAAAGGCCCCGATCCATTAA
- the mub gene encoding poly(rC)-binding protein 3 isoform X4: protein MDMDNKNMINDDSNVTLTIRLIMQGKEVGSIIGKKGEIVKRFREESGAKINISDGSCPERIVTVTGSTNAIFKAFTLICKKFEEFQDINSGGSGVPRPPITLRLIVPASQCGSLIGKGGSKIKEIREVTGASIQVASEMLPNSTERAVTISGTGEAITQCIYHICTVMLESPPKGATIPYRPKPQVGGPVILAGGQAYTIQGNYAVPAHTDMSALGKSPLAGLAALGLGGLAPTNTGGLNPAALAALAGSQLRTSNSRNQQNSNQQTHEMTVPNELIGCIIGKGGTKIAEIRQISGAMIRISNCDDRESGVTDRTITISGNPDAVALAQYLINMSVELQKANLEAQNSPSTGGSSQSSTAASPLASAIPLAQLLAKPGALNALTSLSALGGLTELLGGQAGAPPVQTTGVHRTHKSYTPRLRSPGGSGGPSEGSKLKSERNKFNPY from the exons ATGGATatggataataaaaatatgataaaCGATGACTCGAATGTCACGCTCACGATTAGGCTTATTATGCAAGGAAAG GAAGTGGGCAGTATCATAGGCAAAAAAGGAGAAATTGTGAAAAGATTTAGGGAAGAG TCTGGTGCCAAAATAAACATATCTGACGGGTCGTGCCCTGAACGTATTGTAACAGTAACGGGATCAACCAATGCAATTTTTAAAGCTTTCACactaatttgtaaaaaattcgaGGAG TTCCAGGACATAAATAGTGGAGGTAGCGGTGTACCAAGACCTCCGATTACGTTGCGACTCATCGTACCTGCAAGCCAATGTGGATCTCTCATCGGTAAAGGAGGGTCCAAAATCAAAGAAATTAGGGAGGTCACGGGCGCCTCCATCCAGGTCGCCTCCGAAATGCTGCCCAACTCGACGGAGAGGGCCGTCACCATTTCCGGAACCGGAGAAGCAATCACGCAGTGCATTTATCACATCTGTACCGTTATGCTCGAG TCCCCTCCCAAAGGAGCAACCATCCCCTACCGCCCCAAACCCCAAGTGGGTGGCCCCGTGATCCTGGCCGGCGGACAAGCCTATACCATCCAAGGCAACTACGCCGTTCCTGCCCATACAGAT ATGAGTGCACTTGGTAAAAGTCCTCTCGCAGGACTAGCAGCCTTAGGACTAGGAGGCCTTGCACCGACCAACACTGGTGGATTAAATCCAGCAG CGTTGGCAGCTCTCGCCGGATCTCAGCTTCGAACGTCAAACTCCCGAAACCAGCAAAATTCCAATCAGCAAACCCACGAGATGACCGTTCCGAACGAGCTAATCGGTTGCATTATTGGCAAGGGCGGTACAAAGATCGCCGAAATCCGGCAGATTTCCGGAGCGATGATCCGCATATCGAACTGTGATGACCGTGAAAGTGGCGTTACCGACCGTACAATTACCATCTCTGGCAATCCGGATGCGGTGGCTTTAGCGCAGTATCTCATCAATATGAG TGTTGAGCTGCAGAAAGCTAACCTTGAGGCCCAAAATTCTCCTAGCACTGGCGGGTCCAGCCAGTCCTCCACCGCTGCCTCTCCCCTGGCCAGTGCCATTCCTCTAGCCCAACTCTTGGCCAAGCCGGGTGCCCTCAACGCATTGACGAGCCTCAGTGCGCTGGGCGGTTTAACCGAATTGTTGGGCGGGCAGGCAGGCGCTCCTCCTGTCCAGACCACCGGCGTTCACCGCACCCACAAGAGCTACACTCCTCGGCTCCGTTCTCCGGGCGGCAGTGGCGGGCCTTCCGAGGGCTCCAAGCTCAAGAGCGAGAGGAACAAGTTCAATCCTTATTAA
- the mub gene encoding poly(rC)-binding protein 3 isoform X6 produces MDMDNKNMINDDSNVTLTIRLIMQGKEVGSIIGKKGEIVKRFREESGAKINISDGSCPERIVTVTGSTNAIFKAFTLICKKFEEWCSQFQDINSGGSGVPRPPITLRLIVPASQCGSLIGKGGSKIKEIREVTGASIQVASEMLPNSTERAVTISGTGEAITQCIYHICTVMLESPPKGATIPYRPKPQVGGPVILAGGQAYTIQGNYAVPAHTDVSSSVMTPLLPPLPLGHPLAAVAPAAPLMPLEPLKNGHLQAALPPAHLLPDMSALGKSPLAGLAALGLGGLAPTNTGGLNPAALAALAGSQLRTSNSRNQQNSNQQTHEMTVPNELIGCIIGKGGTKIAEIRQISGAMIRISNCDDRESGVTDRTITISGNPDAVALAQYLINMS; encoded by the exons ATGGATatggataataaaaatatgataaaCGATGACTCGAATGTCACGCTCACGATTAGGCTTATTATGCAAGGAAAG GAAGTGGGCAGTATCATAGGCAAAAAAGGAGAAATTGTGAAAAGATTTAGGGAAGAG TCTGGTGCCAAAATAAACATATCTGACGGGTCGTGCCCTGAACGTATTGTAACAGTAACGGGATCAACCAATGCAATTTTTAAAGCTTTCACactaatttgtaaaaaattcgaGGAG TGGTGTTCCCAGTTCCAGGACATAAATAGTGGAGGTAGCGGTGTACCAAGACCTCCGATTACGTTGCGACTCATCGTACCTGCAAGCCAATGTGGATCTCTCATCGGTAAAGGAGGGTCCAAAATCAAAGAAATTAGGGAGGTCACGGGCGCCTCCATCCAGGTCGCCTCCGAAATGCTGCCCAACTCGACGGAGAGGGCCGTCACCATTTCCGGAACCGGAGAAGCAATCACGCAGTGCATTTATCACATCTGTACCGTTATGCTCGAG TCCCCTCCCAAAGGAGCAACCATCCCCTACCGCCCCAAACCCCAAGTGGGTGGCCCCGTGATCCTGGCCGGCGGACAAGCCTATACCATCCAAGGCAACTACGCCGTTCCTGCCCATACAGATGTAAGTAGTTCAGTAATGACTCCTTTACTTCCCCCCTTGCCCCTCGGCCATCCGCTGGCTGCTGTGGCGCCAGCGGCTCCGCTCATGCCGCTCGAGCCGCTCAAGAACGGACACTTGCAGGCAGCCCTTCCGCCCGCGCATCTTTTGCCAGAT ATGAGTGCACTTGGTAAAAGTCCTCTCGCAGGACTAGCAGCCTTAGGACTAGGAGGCCTTGCACCGACCAACACTGGTGGATTAAATCCAGCAG CGTTGGCAGCTCTCGCCGGATCTCAGCTTCGAACGTCAAACTCCCGAAACCAGCAAAATTCCAATCAGCAAACCCACGAGATGACCGTTCCGAACGAGCTAATCGGTTGCATTATTGGCAAGGGCGGTACAAAGATCGCCGAAATCCGGCAGATTTCCGGAGCGATGATCCGCATATCGAACTGTGATGACCGTGAAAGTGGCGTTACCGACCGTACAATTACCATCTCTGGCAATCCGGATGCGGTGGCTTTAGCGCAGTATCTCATCAATATGAG TTAA
- the mub gene encoding poly(rC)-binding protein 3 isoform X3: MDMDNKNMINDDSNVTLTIRLIMQGKEVGSIIGKKGEIVKRFREESGAKINISDGSCPERIVTVTGSTNAIFKAFTLICKKFEEWCSQFQDINSGGSGVPRPPITLRLIVPASQCGSLIGKGGSKIKEIREVTGASIQVASEMLPNSTERAVTISGTGEAITQCIYHICTVMLESPPKGATIPYRPKPQVGGPVILAGGQAYTIQGNYAVPAHTDMSALGKSPLAGLAALGLGGLAPTNTGGLNPAALAALAGSQLRTSNSRNQQNSNQQTHEMTVPNELIGCIIGKGGTKIAEIRQISGAMIRISNCDDRESGVTDRTITISGNPDAVALAQYLINMSVELQKANLEAQNSPSTGGSSQSSTAASPLASAIPLAQLLAKPGALNALTSLSALGGLTELLGGQAGAPPVQTTGVHRTHKSYTPRLRSPGGSGGPSEGSKLKSERNKFNPY; this comes from the exons ATGGATatggataataaaaatatgataaaCGATGACTCGAATGTCACGCTCACGATTAGGCTTATTATGCAAGGAAAG GAAGTGGGCAGTATCATAGGCAAAAAAGGAGAAATTGTGAAAAGATTTAGGGAAGAG TCTGGTGCCAAAATAAACATATCTGACGGGTCGTGCCCTGAACGTATTGTAACAGTAACGGGATCAACCAATGCAATTTTTAAAGCTTTCACactaatttgtaaaaaattcgaGGAG TGGTGTTCCCAGTTCCAGGACATAAATAGTGGAGGTAGCGGTGTACCAAGACCTCCGATTACGTTGCGACTCATCGTACCTGCAAGCCAATGTGGATCTCTCATCGGTAAAGGAGGGTCCAAAATCAAAGAAATTAGGGAGGTCACGGGCGCCTCCATCCAGGTCGCCTCCGAAATGCTGCCCAACTCGACGGAGAGGGCCGTCACCATTTCCGGAACCGGAGAAGCAATCACGCAGTGCATTTATCACATCTGTACCGTTATGCTCGAG TCCCCTCCCAAAGGAGCAACCATCCCCTACCGCCCCAAACCCCAAGTGGGTGGCCCCGTGATCCTGGCCGGCGGACAAGCCTATACCATCCAAGGCAACTACGCCGTTCCTGCCCATACAGAT ATGAGTGCACTTGGTAAAAGTCCTCTCGCAGGACTAGCAGCCTTAGGACTAGGAGGCCTTGCACCGACCAACACTGGTGGATTAAATCCAGCAG CGTTGGCAGCTCTCGCCGGATCTCAGCTTCGAACGTCAAACTCCCGAAACCAGCAAAATTCCAATCAGCAAACCCACGAGATGACCGTTCCGAACGAGCTAATCGGTTGCATTATTGGCAAGGGCGGTACAAAGATCGCCGAAATCCGGCAGATTTCCGGAGCGATGATCCGCATATCGAACTGTGATGACCGTGAAAGTGGCGTTACCGACCGTACAATTACCATCTCTGGCAATCCGGATGCGGTGGCTTTAGCGCAGTATCTCATCAATATGAG TGTTGAGCTGCAGAAAGCTAACCTTGAGGCCCAAAATTCTCCTAGCACTGGCGGGTCCAGCCAGTCCTCCACCGCTGCCTCTCCCCTGGCCAGTGCCATTCCTCTAGCCCAACTCTTGGCCAAGCCGGGTGCCCTCAACGCATTGACGAGCCTCAGTGCGCTGGGCGGTTTAACCGAATTGTTGGGCGGGCAGGCAGGCGCTCCTCCTGTCCAGACCACCGGCGTTCACCGCACCCACAAGAGCTACACTCCTCGGCTCCGTTCTCCGGGCGGCAGTGGCGGGCCTTCCGAGGGCTCCAAGCTCAAGAGCGAGAGGAACAAGTTCAATCCTTATTAA
- the mub gene encoding poly(rC)-binding protein 3 isoform X5 translates to MDMDNKNMINDDSNVTLTIRLIMQGKEVGSIIGKKGEIVKRFREESGAKINISDGSCPERIVTVTGSTNAIFKAFTLICKKFEEWCSQFQDINSGGSGVPRPPITLRLIVPASQCGSLIGKGGSKIKEIREVTGASIQVASEMLPNSTERAVTISGTGEAITQCIYHICTVMLESPPKGATIPYRPKPQVGGPVILAGGQAYTIQGNYAVPAHTDVSSSVMTPLLPPLPLGHPLAAVAPAAPLMPLEPLKNGHLQAALPPAHLLPDMSALGKSPLAGLAALGLGGLAPTNTGGLNPAALAALAGSQLRTSNSRNQQNSNQQTHEMTVPNELIGCIIGKGGTKIAEIRQISGAMIRISNCDDRESGVTDRTITISGNPDAVALAQYLINMRISMETAGLPMPGYHYIAPNHIVKAPIH, encoded by the exons ATGGATatggataataaaaatatgataaaCGATGACTCGAATGTCACGCTCACGATTAGGCTTATTATGCAAGGAAAG GAAGTGGGCAGTATCATAGGCAAAAAAGGAGAAATTGTGAAAAGATTTAGGGAAGAG TCTGGTGCCAAAATAAACATATCTGACGGGTCGTGCCCTGAACGTATTGTAACAGTAACGGGATCAACCAATGCAATTTTTAAAGCTTTCACactaatttgtaaaaaattcgaGGAG TGGTGTTCCCAGTTCCAGGACATAAATAGTGGAGGTAGCGGTGTACCAAGACCTCCGATTACGTTGCGACTCATCGTACCTGCAAGCCAATGTGGATCTCTCATCGGTAAAGGAGGGTCCAAAATCAAAGAAATTAGGGAGGTCACGGGCGCCTCCATCCAGGTCGCCTCCGAAATGCTGCCCAACTCGACGGAGAGGGCCGTCACCATTTCCGGAACCGGAGAAGCAATCACGCAGTGCATTTATCACATCTGTACCGTTATGCTCGAG TCCCCTCCCAAAGGAGCAACCATCCCCTACCGCCCCAAACCCCAAGTGGGTGGCCCCGTGATCCTGGCCGGCGGACAAGCCTATACCATCCAAGGCAACTACGCCGTTCCTGCCCATACAGATGTAAGTAGTTCAGTAATGACTCCTTTACTTCCCCCCTTGCCCCTCGGCCATCCGCTGGCTGCTGTGGCGCCAGCGGCTCCGCTCATGCCGCTCGAGCCGCTCAAGAACGGACACTTGCAGGCAGCCCTTCCGCCCGCGCATCTTTTGCCAGAT ATGAGTGCACTTGGTAAAAGTCCTCTCGCAGGACTAGCAGCCTTAGGACTAGGAGGCCTTGCACCGACCAACACTGGTGGATTAAATCCAGCAG CGTTGGCAGCTCTCGCCGGATCTCAGCTTCGAACGTCAAACTCCCGAAACCAGCAAAATTCCAATCAGCAAACCCACGAGATGACCGTTCCGAACGAGCTAATCGGTTGCATTATTGGCAAGGGCGGTACAAAGATCGCCGAAATCCGGCAGATTTCCGGAGCGATGATCCGCATATCGAACTGTGATGACCGTGAAAGTGGCGTTACCGACCGTACAATTACCATCTCTGGCAATCCGGATGCGGTGGCTTTAGCGCAGTATCTCATCAATATGAG GATATCGATGGAGACTGCAGGCTTGCCGATGCCAGGCTACCACTACATTGCTCCGAACCACATTGTAAAGGCCCCGATCCATTAA